The proteins below come from a single Chelmon rostratus isolate fCheRos1 chromosome 12, fCheRos1.pri, whole genome shotgun sequence genomic window:
- the LOC121615062 gene encoding leptin receptor gene-related protein, with protein sequence MAGIKALVGLSFSGAIGLTFLLLGCALEQYGVYWPLFVLIFYVLSPIPTFISRRLSDDTDSSSNACRELAYFLTTGIVVSSFGLPIVLARNSTIQWGACGLVMTGNAVIFLTILGFFVVFGGGDDFSWEQW encoded by the exons ATGGCCGGCATTAAAG cACTGGTGGGTTTGTCCTTCAGTGGTGCTATTGGACTTACATTTCTTCTGCTGGGTTGTGCACTGGAACAGTACGG ggtATACTGGCCGTTGTTTGTCCTGATTTTCTACGTATTAAGCCCCATCCCGACCTTCATATCCAGACGCCTCAGTGACGACACTGACTCCTCCAGCAATGCGTGCAGAGAGCTGGCCTATTTCTTAACGACTGGCATCGTGGTATCATCTTTTGGGCTTCCCATTGTGCTCGCTCGCAATAGCACA ATCCAGTGGGGTGCCTGCGGTCTGGTaatgacaggaaatgcagtCATCTTCCTCACCATCCTTggcttttttgttgtgtttggggGCGGGGATGACTTCAGCTGGGAGCAGTGGTAG